The DNA segment CGAGCTTGTGAAAAATTTCACAAATAGGCCTTGCGAAAGATCTGGACGTTATCATATGACCCACGCGCCCGACGCAATCGGGCTCACTTTCATGCGATTTTTCCTCACCTCATCGGCTGTCTGGCTCACAGGCCTCATCTCCGCTTCCGCGGCTGCAGGTGGTCATCATGCTCTGCCGCTCGACGCGCAGCGGCTTCATGAGACCCTCCCGATCAACAACTCCATCCTGATGGTATGGATTGCGGTCGGGTTGATCGTCCTGTTCTGCAAGGCTGCCACCCACAAGCTCGCTTTCATCCCCGTCGGCATCCAGAACGTGGCGGAATGGGCGGTGGAGTCCCTCTATAACTTCCTGGAAGGCCTGATGGGCGCGCACCTCACCAAGCGCACGTTCTGGTTCTTCGGCACGATCTTCTTCTTCATCCTGACCTCGAACTACCTGGGTCTGATCCCCGGTGTTGGAACCGTGGGCCAGCATCTGGTGGATGCCGAAGGCCACCACGTCGGCTTCCTGCCATGGCTGCGTGGCGCCAACGCCGACCTCAACATGACTGCGGCGATGGCCTTCTCCTTCGCCGCCCTCTGGTTCTACTGGGCGATCACCGAGAACGGTGTGAAAGGCTTCCTTTCCCACATCTTCGCGCCGAAGGGTGTCAGCGGCATCCTCTTCTGGCTGATGGTGCCCCTCTTCTTCTTCGTCGGCATCCTCGAGGTTGTCTCCATCGGCATCCGCCCGGTCGCCCTCAGCTTCCGTCTCTTCGGCAACATCTACGGTGGTGAGCAGACGCTGGAAGCGCTGATGGCGCTGGTCCCGATCAAGTGGCTGCACTTCCTGCCCGCCCTGCCATTCTACTTCATGGAGCTTCTGGTCGGATTCGTCCAGGCGCTCGTCTTCACCCTTCTTTGCGCCATCTTCCTCAAGCTGATCTGCGACCACGGGGATCACGACGAAGCGCATCACTGAAAATTTCAGTGGTCTGACCATGGCAATGACCGTGGGGGCCGCCGGA comes from the Luteolibacter sp. SL250 genome and includes:
- the atpB gene encoding F0F1 ATP synthase subunit A → MRFFLTSSAVWLTGLISASAAAGGHHALPLDAQRLHETLPINNSILMVWIAVGLIVLFCKAATHKLAFIPVGIQNVAEWAVESLYNFLEGLMGAHLTKRTFWFFGTIFFFILTSNYLGLIPGVGTVGQHLVDAEGHHVGFLPWLRGANADLNMTAAMAFSFAALWFYWAITENGVKGFLSHIFAPKGVSGILFWLMVPLFFFVGILEVVSIGIRPVALSFRLFGNIYGGEQTLEALMALVPIKWLHFLPALPFYFMELLVGFVQALVFTLLCAIFLKLICDHGDHDEAHH